Proteins encoded in a region of the Zea mays cultivar B73 chromosome 2, Zm-B73-REFERENCE-NAM-5.0, whole genome shotgun sequence genome:
- the LOC109944554 gene encoding uncharacterized protein, which translates to MPMQIIFGSGVATGRLAMGSNEPLGKPTDMVDILDDGIKMTSEFVEGSNLTGKGKTVDKGTPGDSNDSKPMSKLGKRKRYMTDEDVVVFNRMKEVVSDVAAAVRESIHAEAAPRIYNVVIIYPRLSWEALMYALNHMMEHKATSLCSWT; encoded by the coding sequence ATGCCTATGCAAATCATATTTGGAAGTGGGGTTGCCACAGGTAGGTTGGCAATGGGTTCAAATGAGCCTTTGGGCAAGCCAACTGACATGGTTGACATCCTAGATGATGGCATTAAAATGACTTCAGAGTTTGTTGAAGGTTCCAATCTAACTGGCAAGGGGAAGACTGTTGACAAGGGCACCCCTGGTGACTCCAATGATAGCAAGCCTATGTCCAAATTAGGGAAGAGGAAGAGGTACATGACTGATGAAGATGTTGTTGTGTTCAATAGGATGAAAGAGGTTGTATCTGATGTTGCTGCTGCTGTCCGTGAAAGCATCCATGCTGAAGCAGCACCTAGGATCTACAATGTTGTAATCATCTATCCTAGGTTATCTTGGGAGGCTCTCATGTATGCCCTGAACCATATGATGGAGCACAAGGCCACCTCCCTGTGTTCCTGGACATGA